The DNA sequence TTACAGATGACATGAAAAGATTTGTGGTTGATGAGGTAGCTAGATTTACTACTGATAGTAATGAAGCTGCCTCTGCTTCGTTAGATGAGATGGCAGAAAAGGCAGTGAGGTTATCGGCTGATAAGAATAAACGCTCAGTAGAAGAACAAAAGCAGATACTTCATGAAATCAAAGAAAAGAAAAAGGCTCTTAAGAAGGAATCAATCAATCCATCAGATCCAGAGATGATTACCAGAGGTTCTTCTTATTCCAAATCAGAAACTGTTGCTAGTTCATCCAGATCAACAGTTGGAAATGTTTCGAGTTCGACTGGCTCATTTGCAGATACAAGCACAAGTTATTCTTCTAACTCTGCAGGAAATTCTAAGTCTACAGAAGGTAAATTTGGAGGCGAAGAGGTAATAGAAAAGGAATTCACGAAAGAAACAGATAAACATTTTTCTGATGACACTAAGTTTGATAAGGAGACAAAGCAGAAGGAACTGAACAAGAAGCAGGACACAGCAAAAAAAGAAAAATCAAAGGAGCAGAAGAAGGCTGCATCAAAGACTTCCATCGCAACGATGCTTCGAGCAAAAAAGGATATGGCAAATGACCTTGCTTCCGATAAGTCTACAGGAAATGCTTTCGCGGATGGAGTATCAGGACTTATGAAGACCTTAGTGGATTTAGTAAATCCGATGCGATGGGTTAAGTCGTTACTAGCAAAGCTTGGAGCAATTCTTGCTCCATACATTGCAATTTTTATGGTGGTTGCAACAATTGTAATAATTATTGTGATGTTTATCTTTTCGGTATTACAGCCA is a window from the Roseburia sp. 499 genome containing:
- a CDS encoding C40 family peptidase — its product is MEFKSSQVAFKSKNNFTDDMKRFVVDEVARFTTDSNEAASASLDEMAEKAVRLSADKNKRSVEEQKQILHEIKEKKKALKKESINPSDPEMITRGSSYSKSETVASSSRSTVGNVSSSTGSFADTSTSYSSNSAGNSKSTEGKFGGEEVIEKEFTKETDKHFSDDTKFDKETKQKELNKKQDTAKKEKSKEQKKAASKTSIATMLRAKKDMANDLASDKSTGNAFADGVSGLMKTLVDLVNPMRWVKSLLAKLGAILAPYIAIFMVVATIVIIIVMFIFSVLQPLKEVSDAITGFLSVFSSEPDVYINSTMSSEDIDEIVEAITCDETQEKVIRFALSKVGSPYSQANRTSGTAFDCSSLAYYAWDAAGTDISYGTRYPPTAAEGARLLNEKGKTLDTMDLLPGDLIYYGGSSNGRYMGIYHVAIYIGNGNAVEALNERCGVVYQKLRTKNAIMVARPNK